TCGGCGACGCCGACGCCATGATCGGTGAGATATTTGCCGGCTGGCGAGGCCGCCTTGATCGAGCCGGCCGGCGAGATGTGATCGGTGGTGATCTTGTCGCCGAACAGGCCGAGCACGCGGGCGCCCTTGATGTCGCCGATCTTGCCGAAACCGGCGGTCATCCCGGCGAAATAGGGCGGGTTCTGCACATAGGTCGAGTTGTCGTCCCAGGCATAGGTCTGGCCTTCCGGCGCCTGGACCTTCTGCCAATGTTCGTCACCCTTGAAGACATCGGCATATTTGCGCGCGAACAGTTCGCGGGTCACGTTCTTCTCGATGAACTCCTGGATCTCGGCCGAGCTCGGCCAGATATCCTTGAGGTAGACCGGATTGCCGTTCTTGTCCTCGCCGAGCGGCTCGGTGGTAAGATCCTTGGTGACGGTTCCAGCCAGCGCGTGCGCCACGACCAGCGGCGGCGAGGCCAAATAGTTGGCCTGCACGTCGGGCGAGACGCGGCCTTCGAAATTGCGGTTGCCGGAGAGCACGGCGGCAGCGATCAGGCCCTTGTCGTTGATGGTTTTCGAGATCGGCGCCGGCAGCGGGCCGGAATTGCCGATGCAGGTGGTGCAGCCGAAGCCGACCAGGTTGAAGCCGATCTGGTCGAGCTCTTTCTGCAGGCCGGATTTCTCCAGATATTCGGCGACCACCTGGCTGCCGGGCGCCAGCGAGGTCTTCACCCACGGCTTCTGCTTGAGGCCGAGGCGGTTGGCGTTGCGTGCCAGAAGCCCTGCGCCGATCAGCACGCTCGGGTTCGAGGTGTTGGTGCACGACGTGATGGCGGCGATGACGACATCGCCATGACCGAGATCGTGGCTGGTGCCTTCGACCGGGTAGCGTTTGTGGATCTCGGCCGCCTTCTTGTATTCGGTCTCCATCGCCTTGGCGAAACCTTCCGGAATGCCTTCCAGCGCGACGCGACCCTCGGGACGCTTGGGGCCGGCCATCGACGGCACGACGCTGCCAAGCTCCAGCTCGAGCAGGTCCGTGAACACCGGGTCCGCCGAGCCGGTGTCGCGCCACAACCCTTGCGCCTTGGAATAGGCCTCGACCAGCGCGATGCGATCCTCGCTGCGGCCGGACATCGTCAGGTAACGGATGGTCTCGCTGTCGACCGGGAAGAAGCCGCAGGTGGCGCCATATTCCGGCGCCATGTTGCCGATGGTGGCGCGGTCGGCCAACGTCATGTTGGAAAGGCCGGGACCGAAGAACTCGACGAACTTGCCGACGACGCCCTTCTTGCGCAGCATCTGGGTGACGGTGAGCACGAGGTCGGTGGCGGTGACGCCTTCCTTGAGCTTGCCGGTGAGGCGGAAGCCGATCACCTCGGGCAGCAGCATGGAGACGGGCTGGCCGAGCATGGCCGCCTCGGCTTCGATGCCGCCGACGCCCCAGCCCAGAACGCCAAGGCCGTTGATCATGGTGGTGTGCGAATCGGTGCCGACGCAGGTGTCGGGATAGGCGGTGGTTTCGCCATCCTCGGTGTTGGTCCAGACGACCTGGCCGAGATATTCGAGGTTGACCTGGTGGCATATGCCGGTGCCGGGCGGCACGACGCGGAAGTTGCGGAACGCCTGCTGGCCCCACTTCAGGAACTTGTAGCGTTCCTCGTTGCGCTCGTATTCGAGCTCGACATTGCGGGCAAAGGCCATCGGCGTGCCGAACTCGTCGACGATGACGGAGTGGTCGATGACGAGGTCGACGGGGACCAGCGGATTGATCTTCTGCGGATCACCGCCCAGCGAAGCCATGGCGTCGCGCATGGCGGCCAGATCAACCACGGCGGGAACGCCGGTGAAGTCCTGCATCAAAACGCGAGCCGGGCGGTAGGCGATCTCGACGCCGGCGGTGCCCTTGTCGGTCAACCAGCCGGCAACCGCCTGGATGCTCTCCTTGGTGACGGAGCGGCCGTCCTCGTTGCGCAAAAGGTTCTCCAGCAGCACCTTCATCGAATAGGGCAGCTGGGCGATGCCGGTGAGGCCGTTCTTCTCGGCCTCGATGAGGTCGAAATAGGCATACTCGGTGCCACCCGCGGTCAGGGTGCGGCGGCAATTGAAACTATCGAGGGATTTTGACACGTGCGATCCGTCCTTGTCTGTTCAGCCTGAAAGGGAACGGACGCCGATGGCATGCAATCACGCGCAAAGGTGCGGGTACGGCCATTTCCGCTGTCCGTTCCCAAGCAACCCGAGCCGTTCAAGGCGGCGCGTGCGCTGGTTCGGCGCTAATTCTGTTCCCGCGCCGACCGCTGGCACGGATGCCCCGCATATAGAGAATTTTCTGGAATAGTTCTAGACAGTTGGAAAGCAAATTTGTGCGATGCGGCAGCTACCGTGCCGCTTCGTTTTGGGGACAGGCAGGGATGCGGCTGATCGCCGAAAATCTGGGCGGCGAGCGCGGCGGCGAGCCCGTTTTTTCCGCCGTCGGTTTTGCGCTGGAGAGCGGTCAGGCACTGATCGTCACCGGGCCGAACGGTTCTGGAAAATCGACACTGCTGCGAATCATTGCCGGGCTGTTGCCGGCGGCGGAAGGTCGCGCGGTCATCGAGGACGGTGGCGACGAATTCCCGTCGGTCGCGTCAGCCTGCCACTATCTCGGCCATCAGAATGCGATGAAGACGGTGTTGAGCGTGACGGAGAATTTGCGCTTTTGGCGCGATTTCAATGGCGAAGGGGTGCTGGGCGTCGAAGAAGCGCTTGAAACCGTTGGGCTCGGCGGTATCGGCCATCTGCCTTTCGGGTATCTCTCGACAGGGCAACGGCGGCGGGCGGCAATCGCGAAACTGCTGGTCAGTGATCGGCCGCTGTGGCTCCTTGATGAGCCGACGGCGGGACTGGACAAGGCCTCGGAGCGGCGGTTTGCGGGACTGATGTCGAGGTACTGCGCAGGCGGTGGGATCATCGTCGCTGCGACGCACCTGCCGCTCGGATTGGACGGTGCAAGGGAATTGAGGATGGGCGATTGATGTCGGCATTGCCTCCTCAAAAAGGGACCGCATCATAATGTGGTCGCTCTTCCTGCGCGACATCCGTCTCAACATCCGTGCCGGCGGCGGCGCTCTGACCGGCGTCATCTTTTTCCTCGCGGTCATCGCCACCATTCCGTTCGGCGTCGGGCCGGACCTGAAGCTGCTCGCCCGCATTGGCCCGGCGATCCTGTGGATCGGGGCGCTGCTTGCCTGCCTGCTCGGCCTCGACCGCCTGTTCCAGGCCGACCGCGAGGACGGTTCGCTCGACCTTTTGGTTGTTGGCAACGACCGCCACATGCTGGCGCTGACCGTGCTGGTGAAATGCCTGGCGCATTGGGCGGGGAGCGTGCTGCCGTTGGTGATCGCCGCGCCGCTGCTTGGCCTGTTCATGAACATGGAGCCGCTTGCCATCGGTGCCACGGCCCTGACACTGCTGGTCGGCACGCCGGCGATCACTTTCATCGGTGCCGCCGGTGCGGCGGTGGCGGTGGCGCTGCCGCGCGGCGGGTTGCTGATCTCGGTGCTGGTGCTGCCGCTGACCATTCCCGTGCTGATCTTCGGCGTTTCGGCGAGCTATGGCGCGACGGCCAATCCCGACCCGTTCCTGCAGCCCTTCCTCATTCTTGCCGCGCTGACGCTGTTTCTTGCCGTGCTGGGGCCCGTCTCCGCGGCGCTGGCATTGCGGCACGGGACGGATTGAGGCCGTCATGCGCCAAGGATGAAGGTGGCATGGACGATGGTGGCATGCGGCGCGGCGCCAGATTGCGAAGCCGAGGATGCAAGGCTAAGGGAAGGCATGATCGAACGAAGCGGCATGATCGGGCTGAAAGTCTTGGCGGAGCGGGTCGCATGAGTGCTCACGCCCTTTACGTGACCGCAGCCTACGGCATCACGGCCGTGGTCCTGGCCGGGCTGATCGGCTGGATTCTCATCGACCAGCGGGCACGTAAGCGCGAACTCGCCGAACTCGAAGCAGCCGGCATCCGGCGGCGTTCCGACAAGGCCGGGACGGTCAAGTCATGAGCATGGAAACGGAAACGCCGGCGCGTGGGCGACGCCTGATCGTGCTTTTGCCGCTGCTGGTTTTCCTGGGATTGGCCGGATTGTTCCTGTCGCAGCTGCTGTCCGGCCGCGACATTTCGGAAGTGCCGTCGGCCTTGATCGGCCTGCCGGCGCCACAGACAAACCTGCCGCCGCTTGAAGGCAGCAATCTGCCGGGGCTCGATTCCAGCCAGTTCGCGGGGCGGGTGACGCTGGTCAACGTGTTCGCGTCCTG
The nucleotide sequence above comes from Mesorhizobium shangrilense. Encoded proteins:
- the acnA gene encoding aconitate hydratase AcnA gives rise to the protein MSKSLDSFNCRRTLTAGGTEYAYFDLIEAEKNGLTGIAQLPYSMKVLLENLLRNEDGRSVTKESIQAVAGWLTDKGTAGVEIAYRPARVLMQDFTGVPAVVDLAAMRDAMASLGGDPQKINPLVPVDLVIDHSVIVDEFGTPMAFARNVELEYERNEERYKFLKWGQQAFRNFRVVPPGTGICHQVNLEYLGQVVWTNTEDGETTAYPDTCVGTDSHTTMINGLGVLGWGVGGIEAEAAMLGQPVSMLLPEVIGFRLTGKLKEGVTATDLVLTVTQMLRKKGVVGKFVEFFGPGLSNMTLADRATIGNMAPEYGATCGFFPVDSETIRYLTMSGRSEDRIALVEAYSKAQGLWRDTGSADPVFTDLLELELGSVVPSMAGPKRPEGRVALEGIPEGFAKAMETEYKKAAEIHKRYPVEGTSHDLGHGDVVIAAITSCTNTSNPSVLIGAGLLARNANRLGLKQKPWVKTSLAPGSQVVAEYLEKSGLQKELDQIGFNLVGFGCTTCIGNSGPLPAPISKTINDKGLIAAAVLSGNRNFEGRVSPDVQANYLASPPLVVAHALAGTVTKDLTTEPLGEDKNGNPVYLKDIWPSSAEIQEFIEKNVTRELFARKYADVFKGDEHWQKVQAPEGQTYAWDDNSTYVQNPPYFAGMTAGFGKIGDIKGARVLGLFGDKITTDHISPAGSIKAASPAGKYLTDHGVGVADFNQYGTRRGNHEVMMRGTFANIRIRNHMLGENGREGGYTIHYPSKEEESIYDAAMEYKKEGVPLVIFAGVEYGNGSSRDWAAKGTNLLGVRAVIAQSFERIHRSNLVGMGVIPFVFEEGTSWASLNLKGDELVEIDGLSAIKPRQTMTAKVTYGDGTVKNVPIICRIDTLDELDYFKNGGILQYVLRDLAA
- the ccmA gene encoding heme ABC exporter ATP-binding protein CcmA, whose product is MRLIAENLGGERGGEPVFSAVGFALESGQALIVTGPNGSGKSTLLRIIAGLLPAAEGRAVIEDGGDEFPSVASACHYLGHQNAMKTVLSVTENLRFWRDFNGEGVLGVEEALETVGLGGIGHLPFGYLSTGQRRRAAIAKLLVSDRPLWLLDEPTAGLDKASERRFAGLMSRYCAGGGIIVAATHLPLGLDGARELRMGD
- the ccmB gene encoding heme exporter protein CcmB, whose protein sequence is MWSLFLRDIRLNIRAGGGALTGVIFFLAVIATIPFGVGPDLKLLARIGPAILWIGALLACLLGLDRLFQADREDGSLDLLVVGNDRHMLALTVLVKCLAHWAGSVLPLVIAAPLLGLFMNMEPLAIGATALTLLVGTPAITFIGAAGAAVAVALPRGGLLISVLVLPLTIPVLIFGVSASYGATANPDPFLQPFLILAALTLFLAVLGPVSAALALRHGTD
- the ccmD gene encoding heme exporter protein CcmD — its product is MSAHALYVTAAYGITAVVLAGLIGWILIDQRARKRELAELEAAGIRRRSDKAGTVKS